The Nostoc sp. 'Lobaria pulmonaria (5183) cyanobiont' DNA segment TAATGATTTAGCTCGATTTATTCCCCAAAGCCTTATTGTTACGTCCATGAAGCGCTTACGATCGCACCTCCGATAAAATCGCTAAAACCATTGCATAGTATGCATTTCGCATTTACGGATAAGTCTATTGGTGACAAGTTAAGGAAAAAGGGAAATTGTCAAGGGTAGTATTTGCATGGGTCAAAATCGTGGGAAATTCAGGATAGACAAATAATTGAGCGATTGTGACCAGCCATGACTACGAGCCGAAAAACCAATTGAGACCATGCGAAAAAAAACAAAGATCAATGGTGGAAGATGAAGTAGGGGTTCAGCCGGGATACGTGTAAATTGGCACACCTTGTAAATAAATGTTGCGGAACGTGTTTTATTGATTTACCAACTTGCCCATAAATGGCAATACTGCTCGGTTAAGGAAAATGAAGGGTAAAACAAAGAAAAATTTGTTCGCGTATTAGTTACGAGAACAAAATGAGATAATTCGACTACTTTTTCTCTTTGAGGCTATCGTACAAGTCCACCCAATTTTGACGAAGAGAGTCGATGCATGAAGTTAAGTGATCGATTTGGGTTCTTTTAGCGACGGAGAGGACAGCATTAATATGAGCAGGGCTTCCAGCCTTACCCAAATGCCTATATTTGCTCAATTTGTTGGGTTGAGTTGTGGAAAAAATTGGTTTGGTAGCGTGTAATTTATAGTACCAATAAGCTTGTTTTTTTCCGCGTGCTTGGTAACGCAAAACACAACAACCAGGTGGCGCTACTTCCCCCGAAGCTTGAATTTGTTGGATAGAGAGTTGTAAAGTGGCAATCGCTTGTTGTAGGAGTTCAGCCCTAGAAATAATGTCCGAGTCAGGAGCAGGCATTGACTAATGCTCCTTGGAAGTTGCAGAAAGAGCAGAATGTGTTCGCGTATAATTTACGAGAACATGGTAAATTTACCCCACACTATTTTACAACTGAAATGTCACTTGTTAACTTTGAGATCATAGAAGCCTAGCCTGCATTAATCCAAGTGAATTACTTCTGGCTGTATCACAAGTAATCCCATCTCAAACCATAACCAGAGCAATTATTAGTACTTCCAGTCAGGAAAAACGACGACGAAAACTGAACTCTCACATAATTGTAGCTTTAGTAATCGCTATGAATTTTTGGTCTGGTGATTCAATAGTAGATGTGTTCAAAAATCTCATTCATGGCTTAAGTTATTTACAAATACCTTTCTTGATACGCTGGAAAATACCAGTAAGTTCATCAATTACAGAAGCTCGTCAAAGGACAGGAGCGGCGGTAATGACTCGGTTATTTGAAATGGTAGCCAAGCCAAAAGCCACAGTATTAACACCTGGTGCTTTTTTGGGAGGATTAAGAATCATGGCGATGGATGGAACAGTTTTTGATGTTCCCGAAACAGAAACAAACGCAAGAGTATTTGGCTATCCTGGTTCTCGCCCTGGTACATATCCGGCTTTTCCCAAAGCTAGATTAGTATTTTTAGTGGAAGCAGGTACTCATTTAATTGTAGATGCATTCTGTTCCCCCTATCGCATTGGAGAGAGAAGAAGTGCTTTAAAACTCCTACGCAGTATTAACTCTAGTATGTTATTGATGTGGGACAGAGGATTACATTCTTTCAAAATGGTCAATGCAGTCATTAAACAAAAAGGTCATTTCCTTGGTCGTGTCCCAGCCCATGTAAAATTTGAAGTAGTTGAAATATTCAAAGATGGCTCTTATCAATCATGGATTGCACCAGATGGAGAGTCGAAAAAAAAGGGTGTGACCCGAATTTCTGTCCGCATAATTGAATATGTTATTGAAGAGAATGGTACAGAAAAGACTTACCGTTTGATTACTGATTTAATGGATATTTCCAACTTTCCGGCTTTGCTATTAGCATCAGAATATCATCAAAGATGGGAGGCTGAGAATACTTTAGATGAATTAAAGGTACATCTAAATGGTCGAAAAATCCCCATCCGTTCTAAGAATCCTCGTGAAGTAGTCCAAGAAATTTATGGTTGGTTGTTAGGGCATTATTGCCTACGTTGTTTAATGTTTCAAAGTGCAGCCTTGAAAAATATTTCTCCATTAAGATTAAGTTTTACTGGTAGTTTACGAGTTCTTCGACGTGCCATCCCTGAATTTCAACGTCAGATAAATAATCAATTGGATATTAACATATATTATAGCTGGTTAATTTCCGAAATATTAGATTTAGAAATCCCTTTACCACAACACAGAAGTAATCCGAGAGTAGTCAAGAAAGCACGTTCAAAGTTTAAGAGTAAAAAGCGAAGTCACAGAAGTAATGGTACTCTCCGACAACAACTATCTTTTCAAATTCTGAGAAAGGCAAGTTAAATCTGTCAATTTGTTCGATACACTAAATTGTTCATCATCAATTTATAGTTCAATAGTTTAAAGATATTCTAAGCAATTGACAATTAAGTTTTTTGAGAGTGCCTTTAGGTATAGACAAACTCTTTAGCTAATTTTGTTCTCGTAGTCAACACGCGAACTAATTCTCCTTGACTCCACCACCTATTTCCCCTTAACCGAACAGTATTGCCTCGACTCTACCTCCCGGCTGAACCCCAAGTAATTGCAGAGCAACTGGAAAGATTACTGACACCAGCCATTACAAATCAAGAAAATTACTACCGAAAATTAGGACTCAGAGAGCGGATATTGAATTTACCGTTGATGATGGCTGCGGTGTTAACCTTACTGTGGCGAGACGTAGCAGGAGTGAGAGGATAATACTTATGCCAGTCCCTCTGCTCCCAGGCTGGAAGAGACTGCCTTCAAGATAATAAATTTATATAGTTGGGAGCAGGGTTTACGTGTAATCACAATCACAGCATTGACTTAATATGGCAATAAAATACGATTACCAACTGATTGAGTCCGCACGGCAAGGCGACAGTGAAGCTATCAATACTCTGTTAACCCAATGTGTTCCCGATATTAAGCGATTTGCACGCACTGTCTGCGCGACTCCTGAAGATGTTGAAGACGCCCTTCAGGAAACCATAATTATTTTATCAAAAAAGATAAATACCTTGCGAATCGCTGCTGCCTTTACATCATGGCTATTCAGAGTGGTAAAGCGCGAGTGTTATCGTCTGCTCAGGCTAAGGACTAAGGAATTACTCACTGATACCCTCCCCGAAGTACAGGATACATCTGAATACAATAGAATACAATCAACTTTGCTTAGTCAAGAGATTGTAACTGCCATTACAAGACTACCAATAATTTATCGGCAAGTCCTGATTATGCGAGATATCGAAGAAATGACTGCTCCAGAGACAGCAATGACACTAGGCATTACTGTAGAGGCAGTAAAAAGCCGTCTTCACCGAGCAAGAAAAATAATCAGAGCAACCCTGCAACAGTATCTAGTTGATTGATCAAAAATGACTCTGAATAGGGATCTTAGAGTAGAAAGTTGTAAATAACAGGCATTGATGGGAATTTAAATGAATCCTTTTAGTCCTCCTAGGCCTCTTTATTAATAAGCACTCTTTATAAATACGCGATTAACCAAAATAGGAAAAAGTCTATGTGGTACAAAAAAAATTTACCAATGTGGGAGCGTATGATGCGCGGTGCTGCTGGTGTCGCAATAGCAATCTGTGGACTCATTGGACTCAAGGGAATGCCGATTGGCTATTTAATTGCCACATCAGGAGTATGTGTTGGATTAACCGGATTTTTTGGGTTTTGCCCAGCCTGTGCAATGCTAGGGCGAAAACCTAAATCCTCCAAGTGATCGCGGTCTAAGAGGTTGTTTGAAAAGTGTTTCGCTGTAACTTTAGGCACTTTTAGAGTCCCCTTAACCTCCTTTAAAAAGGGTGGAACCGGAATTAAAACCTCCAATTTATCGGGGGATTTAGAGGTATCTAAAACTTTTAATACTGGCAAGAGGACTTTTCAAACATCCTGTAAAAGACTCATAGGTGTAAGCAGGATCACGAAATCATTTGTAAGTGCATCAAAGTCCAGTTGGAATTTGTGAATATCCGAGTTTACTGAAAATTATGTCTTCAAGCAAAAACTTATTTGCCAGCCAGACTTTGGGCGAACATCTTATTAGAGGTATATTTGGGATTGCCGCTATTTACTTTGCTATTAAACTGGGGCAAAACCCCACCACATGGTGGGCGACTCCAGCTTCGCTTGGGCTGGGTATATTCTCACTTATCTTGTTCCGAGGATGCCCAATTTGCT contains these protein-coding regions:
- a CDS encoding IS4 family transposase; its protein translation is MTRAIISTSSQEKRRRKLNSHIIVALVIAMNFWSGDSIVDVFKNLIHGLSYLQIPFLIRWKIPVSSSITEARQRTGAAVMTRLFEMVAKPKATVLTPGAFLGGLRIMAMDGTVFDVPETETNARVFGYPGSRPGTYPAFPKARLVFLVEAGTHLIVDAFCSPYRIGERRSALKLLRSINSSMLLMWDRGLHSFKMVNAVIKQKGHFLGRVPAHVKFEVVEIFKDGSYQSWIAPDGESKKKGVTRISVRIIEYVIEENGTEKTYRLITDLMDISNFPALLLASEYHQRWEAENTLDELKVHLNGRKIPIRSKNPREVVQEIYGWLLGHYCLRCLMFQSAALKNISPLRLSFTGSLRVLRRAIPEFQRQINNQLDINIYYSWLISEILDLEIPLPQHRSNPRVVKKARSKFKSKKRSHRSNGTLRQQLSFQILRKAS
- a CDS encoding RNA polymerase sigma factor — its product is MAIKYDYQLIESARQGDSEAINTLLTQCVPDIKRFARTVCATPEDVEDALQETIIILSKKINTLRIAAAFTSWLFRVVKRECYRLLRLRTKELLTDTLPEVQDTSEYNRIQSTLLSQEIVTAITRLPIIYRQVLIMRDIEEMTAPETAMTLGITVEAVKSRLHRARKIIRATLQQYLVD
- a CDS encoding YgaP family membrane protein; this encodes MWYKKNLPMWERMMRGAAGVAIAICGLIGLKGMPIGYLIATSGVCVGLTGFFGFCPACAMLGRKPKSSK